DNA sequence from the Saccopteryx leptura isolate mSacLep1 chromosome 4, mSacLep1_pri_phased_curated, whole genome shotgun sequence genome:
CTCCTTCTGTTCCCCCAATTCTGCAGACCGACTGGGGCAGTGAGGGGGGTCAGAAGGAGTTATCTACAACTCTGACCCCATCAGTGCTGAGGGTGTCCCCAGTATGTCCTTAGGACATCTCCTTGGGCCCTTACACCTGACAGGTAGGGCTGCACCCACTCctctcagcccagcccagccttggCATGAGCCTCAATCCCTGTCGGTCACCAGGGTGTCCAGAATTGACCATTCTCTTAGTTCTCAGCCTCCATCTGCTTCATGCACTCCATCCTGGGCAAATTCACTGCCTGTGGCTAACCTTGTCTATAGTCAGAGAAACTCTGTTATTGCCATAGTGGGATCACACTGCTCCTGGCCCTCCCAGAGGACATATGTTTATTTCCTTTGCAAGCCCTTCCATCTGCCTAAGCTCAACTCCTGCTGAACCTGCTGCTTTAACCCGAGCTCTCCTATAGTTCCTCATGCCTCATCACTGTCTGTAAAGCCGGTTCCCCTGAGCCCACCCGGGGTGAGGAGGTCAGGGTAACCTCAGGTAGCTCAGGGGGTGAACACAAGGCCCTCAGGCTGAGCCTCAGATAGAGGCTTCTTCAGATTTGgtccctccctgccctcttcAGATGCCACCGGGCACAGTCATCATGGCCAGATACCCCAGTTCTGCATGTTACATGtatcccctgccctctgccccctccctgtctcccttcctttcttccagtACTTAAGAGGTTAAAGTTATCTCATTGTCTTCTTGAATTCAGAGCTGTCACCTGAGTTTTGGGGTTCCTCTGCTTTTGAGGCACTAGTCCTTAGGGTGTCCAGAGGGGCTGTCCCTCCTTTGTTGTCCTCCATGGTCTATTTAGTGAGAGCACCCTCCCAGGTCCCTGCCCTGAGAGCACCATTTTTACCACCTGTGTCTCAGGCCTTAGGTGGCCATGTTTCCTTCTATTAcctgtgtctctttctgtctctttttcatcTGGGACACTTCCTCTCCTGCATTCACTCTACCTGTCATTTCTTGGGTCCATGATGAGTTTCACCCCACACCTTCCCACGTAGAAGTTTTACTGACTCTTTTTCCCTGCTGCCTGTCTCTGAGGCAGTTTGTTATTCTGGCCCTGCTCCCAGAGCTGGGCACACTCAGGTGGCCATCCATCTCCTCAAAAGGCTGGCCTGCCCAGGACTTTAAATGTCAGGCCGTGAACCTGGAGAGGCCTAGGTCTGACTGAGAAGTGGACACtgtgcccggtcaaggcacatatgggagttgatgcttccagctcctcccctcttctctctctaaaaaatgaataaataaaatctaaaaaagagagagaaaggccctggccggttggctcagcggtagagcgtcggcctggcgtgcgggggacccgggttcgattcccggccaaggcacataggagaagcgcccatttgcttctccaccccccccccttcctctctgtctctctcttcccctcccacagccaaggctccattggagcaaagatggcccgggcgctggggatggctccttggcctctgccccaggcgctagagtggctctggtcggggcagagcatcaccccctggtgggcagagcgtcgccccatggtgggcgtgccgggtggatcccggtcgggcgcatgtgggagtctgtctgactgtctctccccgtttccagcttcagaaaaggaaaaaaaaaaaaaaaagagagagagagagaagtggacaCTGGCGTCGGAGAGGGAAGAACagaagtactttatttttggCTAGACCTCCCCCAGCTCATTGTGCCAGGTTGCCCCTGCCCCAACCAAGTTTGTCCAACAGAGAAGCCCCTCCTGCTGTGCAAGGGGAAAGGGCAGCAGCAACACAAGGAGGCTTTGTCTCTGGTGGTTCCCAGGTGCCAGGGGCCGCCtcaggggtgggaggcaggcaaggaaggcttcctggagtgGGAAGCCTGGGGGCCACAGGCTCATTGGTAGTGGTTGAGGGTGGTGTCCTGGCGGCTACAGGACATGTCTTTGTACACCACACACACTGAGCTCCTATCCCTTGCCCAGCACAGTTTCTTGAGCTGAAAGGGAAAGCCTGTCTCTCTTAATGGGGTGCCAGTTGGCCTGGAGATCCCCTCTTTCTTTGATGCCCTCTCAGGAAGCGTCCAGACTTTATCTCCCAGGCATGTGTGAAGCCTGTTCAGAAGGGGCCTCACCAGACACCAGGGCTCCTGAGCTGCCCTAGTCCTGGGCAAAGAGCAGGGGTAGGGCCCAGGGAGCAATGCTGGGAAGGTAGAGAATGGCAGTGGCCTTGCCCCCAGGGATCTTGTCAGGAAGGAAGTGGCTTGGGCTAGCACCAAGGGACGTGGAGCTGGGCACACAGCTAGGTGACCAGGGACCCAGGTGACTACTTTTTTCCCTCCATTTCTGTTGCCCTTCCCCCTGCTGACTCTGGCATAGGTTCACACAGGCTCACACCCACAGGCCTCACACTCAtactcacacatgcacatatgctCATGCATGTGCTCACTCAGCTATATAAAGGCTTTGCACTCTATGAACTGACCTCTCTgtacctcctctccctcctcccctaatGACTGACCAGGACATGTCCCTGGTCCCACATGCCTCTTATGCCCTGCCCCTGTGTTCTTAGGACTCCTTGTGGCTTTAGTTCTGGGGTTTCCCTTCCACCTTGGACCCTCAGAGCTCCCGGAGACCCTGATGCTGGGGTTTCCCAGGTGGCCAGCTCCTGGAGCTTAAccactttccttcccttccctctatcTGAGAGCAGCTGTCTTATAGGGACACAGGGGATAGTTAAGGGTCACACTGACCTACATCCTCCTCAGCACACACATGGCCCCCAGTCCCAGTGCAATAAGGAAGAAGCCAACGCCCAGCGCAATGACGATGATAAAGTTTATCAGCTGACTTTCCTGGCATGTGCTCACTGTTTGGAACAGTGTGtctgggaagaaggaaagaacagaGGCACTAGGACAGGTGAGGGAGTCCATGAGAGCCTTTGGGGTTCAGGGTACGGAGGGGCTCCATAGTGGGGATGCAATCCAggaagcttcctggaggaggtaggCTAAAGCCTGCAGAAACAACTCCAGCAAGTGTAAAGGGAAGGTGCCCAGACAGGGGCATATAAAGCCTGGGCTGGCCAGCAGGTACACTAATGGAGTGGTCCCAGGAGTGGGTATGCTTCCTACCTGTCACCATCACCAAGGTACCTGAGCCCGAGGCTTTGTCCACCTCCATGATGGCCTCACAGAAGTAGGTACCAGTGTCAGCTGACTGCAGGTTGTGCTGCGGCCCTGAGAAAGTGATGAAGCCCCTGAACCGTGAATCTATAGTGGGGTCCTTATTATCGTCATATGTCACATTGGCTTCTTTTGGCCAGGAACTTTTCTTCAGGTAGATCCCATGCAGGAACCCATGGGTGCAGCAGGTGATGTTGATAGAGCTCCCCTCTGGGGTGACTGTATAGGGGCGGTGACTGCCACATCAGTGCAGAGAGGACCTTCCACTGTTACTACAGGCCTGGCCAGAGGGATAGAGACCCTCCTCTCTGCAGGGATGGTGGCAGGAAGAAGGCACCCTGCTGACATGTCACCACAGCTGAGGCACCTGTGGGAGTTTTGAAGCTATTCAGGGTGCCAGCACATGGGGGGTTGTACTGGCTCTGAAGGGTGCATGGGGGCCACATGGTGTCAGACTGCCTGAGACTTTTCTCTATCCCAAGGGTCGGGAGAAGTTAGAGCTGGAGCTTTTTCCTTCCAGAGCAGCCAGCCCTTCCAGAAAAGCCAGCTCTATTTCCTTCCAGAGATGCTGGGCAGCTCTGACCTCTCTCCCAGGACGTAcatcttctccctcttttttttttttttttttacagagagagagagtcagagagagggatagacagacaagaacagagagatgagaagcatcaatcattagttttccgttgtgtgttgcaacaccttagttgttcattgattgctttctcgcatgtgccttgactgcgggccttcagcagaccgagtaaccccttgctcgagccagcgaccttgggtccaagctggtgagctttctgctcaagccaaatgagcccgcgctcaagctggcgacctcggggtcttgaatctgggtccttctgcatcccagtccgacgctctatccactgcgccaccgcctggtcaggcacatcttcTCCCTCTTAAATGACAGTGCCCAAGATAGCCGGATGCActgtcctctttccttctctctttccaaaGCTGTCTGCTTCAGTTTCCCCACCATTTCCCTCATCTGCTCAGCCTTCCTGGTATAAACACAAACCTTGAAGTGATCCAAACTTCAGCTTCTCAGTCAACTAAATCCTgcagctttttttaatttttatttttttggcacaAGGGTTGTGCCCGATGAactcccctccccacctgggCAACTAATCTTCCCATCCTGCCCCATGTCTgcttaaaaagcaaattaaacaaCCAAGCCCCCTGACAGAGACAAGCTTGCTAATTGCACAAAGTCTGACAGACACTGAGGGGAAGTGAAAGGAGATTGGAGCCCTGGTGATTCAGCCTCCcgacccacccccaccccacaatgTCCAGGTGATGGCTGTTCTGTGACAGGCTTCTTGGAAAGATCAGGCTCCATCCCTGACCACCCCCACCCAGGAAGTAGCGTCCCTAGCCAGTAATGCAGGGGTGGCAGGTGGGGGCACTGAGCCCACTAGAgcagctgttctcaacctgtaggtcgcgaccccggcgggggtcgaacgaccaaaacacaggggtcgcctaaagcctgtctttaggcgacccctgtgttttgcctggctttaggcgacccctgtgttttggtcgtttgacccccgccgggtcgcaacccacaggttgagaacagctgcACTAGAGGGTTCGGTAAGGGATGGTTGGAAGTGCTTACCTCCGGTGGCCAGTGCCCCAGGTGGCCTGGGACCAACAGAGAGAACCAGGAGCATGGGGAGCAGAGGCAGccttggggccatgctcactaCCATCTAGCAGCCCATGGCAGAACACTGACAGGGGAAAGGCAAAGCCCCTCACGGGCCAGCAGAGACTCTCCCTGTCTAAGGCACCTAGCTGTGTGTGGTATCTGAGGTGACATCCCTAAAGCCCAGGGAAAGGTCACTTACGGGGTGGCCAGGGAGGGGGGAGTCGGAGGCAGGCAAGGAGGGGAAGTGGAGGTGGTGGGGGCCCCCTGGGAGGGCTTTCTGGAGGTGGTGCCATGGGTGGAcagaggcactgtgctaggaggGGAGGCTCTTCTGCTCCTCCACTgttctgctgagggcccacaggGTTACTGGTTGTCCTGGTCCCTCACCTCTGCTGCATTTCCACAGGACACATCCGGGGAATGGAGACAGGTGGGTGGGGGACCAGGCCCAGGGGAAGTGGGGTCTCCTGGATAGGGTAGGGTCAGATTCCTGATGCCCTGGTCCTCTGGTCACTTTATACTGGGACCCGATCTATGCCCAGAAATCTGGCCTATCATGTCAGTCACTCCCACAGTGTGGGGGCTGGAGGTGGTGATGGGGGGCAGGCCCTGCTGGGTAAGGACCCAGAACTGTCTTTTAGAGAAGTCCTTGAAAATACAGATAAGCAGCAGAAGAAACACACACAGGCAAAGACCTAGCATGATGTTTCCTTACAAGTGTCCTGCCAAAGGTATGCAAGGGGCAGAGGACATCTTGAGTCTTCCCACCACAATCTCAATATAAAAATGACCTTTGATTTAACCTGAAATGCAGAAACACTTTCGATCTGTTTCAGACAGATGGGAAAGATTTGCGTGACCCCCAGAGCAGGAAGGTCTGGGTGTGCTGCCCACTGTGTCTGATGGGCAGGCCCTGCAGTTGGCACAAACTAGACATTGTGGTGGCcaaacctattttattttatttattttaattttttttaaaattttttttttcgaagctggaaatggggaggcagtcagacagactccagcatgtgcccgaccgggatccacccagcatgcccaccagggggcgatgcttcgcCCCtctcgctctgttgtgtccagagccattctagcgcctgaggcagaggccacagagccatccccagcgcccgggccatcttttgctccaatggagccttggctgcgggaggggaagagagagacagagaggaaggagagagggaggggtggagaagcagatgggcgcctctcctgtgtgccctggccgggaatcgaacccaggactcctgcacgccgggccgacgctctaccgctgagccaactggccagggcctattttattttatttttaaagattttatttttatttaatttttagagagagtagagagacagaaggaaaggggctggggatggggagcaggaaacatcaacttataatAGTTGCTTTCTGtttatgctttgaccaggcaagcccagggttttgaacctgtgacctcagcattccaggttgatgctttatccgctttatccactgtgccactgctggtcaggcaagtccattacttttttaaattgacaaagagaaagggaggaaaggggagagaaacactgatttgttccacttatttatgcatcattcGTTGActctttttttgaaatatatttttaaattaactttatttattgattttagagagagtagaaagagagagagaatgaaaggcaAGGGGGAGCAGgacacatcaacttgtagtagttgcttcctgtatgtgccttgacccagcaagcccaggattttgaaccagtgatctcagcattccaggtcaatactttaacCACTGTGTCACCAAAGATTAGGCTGGCCAAACCTATTTTCACCTCTAGGATTATAATGCCACTGGTTCTGGGGCCCTGGAGCCTGTAAAGCCACCAGGAACAGGGCTCTAGGTCTCTCTGATGCCTTAGAATGGTTTAGTGCTTTCAGACATAAAGCAgcttcttttagatttttatgagttttttcaATTACAGAACGTGTATTTCCCTGCTTGTttgatgtgtttttgttttgtttttgtttttctaaagttggaaatggggaggcagtcagacagactcccgcatgcgcccgactgggatccacccggcacgcccaccaggggggcgatgctctgcccatctggggcgtcgctctgttgcatccagagccattctagtgcctgaggcagaggccacagagccatcctcagcgcccgggccaactttgctccaatggagccttggctgcgggaggggaagagagacagagaggaaggagagggggaggggtggagaagcagatgggcacttctcctgtgtgccctggccaggaattcccacacgccaggctgacgctctaccactgagccaaccagccagggccttgatgtGTTTTTgatcatgttattttatttattttaagaatcagcgtatggccctggccaggtagctcagttggttagaacgtcgtcccaataggccaaggttgtaggttggatccccagtcagggcacacacaggaatcaaccagtaaGTATATGGATGTGTGGAACAGCAGTCTGAAGTTTCTCTGATcttactcccttctctctctaaaattaataaaaacagaaaattagtgTTATGAATGTTTTACAAAGCATTGAATGCAGTCCAGAAAATGCCCTTTATGTACTTATTAAAAATCGATTCAGTCAAGTTGCACAACGGCAATTATGAAGACATGTGGCATGGATGGTTTTGGGGTGGTAAAGGGCCACCAGGCAGGGCAGATGGGGGAGCCAGTGGGGCTGGGCAGGCACAGGTCCTGCTTGCAGCCACTCACCTGCCTCTTTCCAGAGGGATGTGATTGCAGGAGAGTCCCCAAAACTTGTTTTTGCTCAGAGTTAAGTCAGGAGTGTGCCCAAGATCAACTTCAGGCCAAAAACTGGAGCACATCCAAGGTAACAGCAGCTCCCCCCAACCCAGGAggagcccaggcccaggccctggaAGAAGGGGGCACAAAAAGGGCTGGTCCTGTTAGGGCCAGTGCCAAGGATCTTgaggtttttacatttttgatgGCAGGGAGATGGAAccgagaggggtggggtggggagaggctgggCAGAGAGACACTGAAGATGTAGGTGGAAAagtgcctgggccctggccggttggctcagcagtagtgtcggcctggtgtgtggaagtcctgggtttgattcccggccagggcacacaggagaagcgcccatctgcttctccacccttccccctctcctttctctctgtctttctcttcccctcccgcagccacggctccattggagcaaagttgacccgggcactgaggatggctccatggcctccgcctcaggcgctggaatggctctgattacaacagagcaacgccccagatggggagagcatcgccccctggtggacatgctgggtggatctcggtcaggcacatgcgggagtctgtctgcctccctacttctcactttggaaaaaaaaaaaaaaaaaaaaaaaaaaaaaaaaaaaaaggtgcttgtCCCCTGTCCCTGGCATGAGTGACTAGAAGAAGGCCAGGATTCTGCCAGCTTTCCTGAGTGACTGCCCTGTGTGCAAGGCACAGAGCTCCCCCTTCAGGCTAAAAAACcctacacagcctgacctgtggtggcacagtggataaagcattgacctggaatgctcagggttgccggttcaaaaccctggccttgcccggtcaaggcacatatgggagttgaagcttcctgctcctcccccctttctctctctctctctctttctctctctctcccctctaaaatgtataaataaataaaattaatttaaaaaattttttttaaaaccctacACAATGGCCAGGTCTTGCTTTCTCTCTGAACCTAGGGCATCTGTCCATCAGACAGGGACAGTGACATAAGCTGTCTCTGCTGCTGGGGGTGTCACTACCCTGTGCTGGCAGCCTCAGGGGGTTAGGGACAGCTCCTAGGGCTGGATTCTGGATGCCAGATGGGCTTGATCACCCTCCTGATGGGTGCCCACTCCTCAGCTCAGAGCCTACTCATctgtgaggaagggagggagggacgaggagggagggaggcagtgagttatgggagctgggcagctcagGCACACAGATGCAGACACACCACAGGCCACACATTCTGGGTCTACTCTGGTGGAAAGTCTACTCTTACCACCCTCATGCTGCCCTCTAGGGTGTCCTGGGACAAAGTGATGGCTTGGACCCCAGTGGCCTGGTGGGAGTCTTCTGGCATAAGGCACTGGCTCTCTGGTACCCTGCTCTCCCCCACCACTTCCCACCCAATCCATAGACCAGTGGTGGGCCTTGTACCTACAGAAGCTGAAATTGCTTGAGGGAACGGTACCTTCTGCACCAGACCAATAAGCCGCCGAGGATGAAGAAGATGAGGAGGATGAAGGGGACCATAATGAAGGTCACATACAATTGGTCTTGAGATTGTCTCAGTTCCTGTGGCAGGCAGCACAGGCTCCCCTGGGCCTCTGTGTCTGCAGGAAGGAGGTGGGATTCCATCACTCGTTCACCTCCTCAAGAGCCATGGCTACCTTGACCATACCCCAAGGGGGACAGGCTCCCCAGCTAGGAAGCCCAAGGCCAGGGAATATGCAGGGGAATGGGGTACACGTATCTGAGTGGTGACTAAGGGGGCTCCTCACCTGTAGCTCTGGGTGAGGATAAAACACTTCCCCAGGAGGGTGTGGACTGCAGCTCTTGGGGCTCTGCTAGGAAGATGACAGGTTAGGGTGCTTCCCGGGGCCAGCGGGAGCCAGACCGCACCTCCCTCACATGGCCCAGGCATCAGATGAGACCTGGGTACAGGAGTCTATCAGAGCTGGGTGCAGTTCTTAGTCCCTCCCACAGAACCATGTGTGGGAGGTGAGAGGCTTGGGAAGGGGCTGTGGAAACGTTGGGAGTTTTAAGCAAAGGAAGAGGGGGCAGTGAGGTGAGGGGGTTTTTAAGGAGAAAAGAGGTTGTACCTTTGGACAGACAGGGGAACGTGTCTGCAGCGCAAGGGCAGCCCTAGGGGGACTTTGAGGGGGCTTGTGTTCCAGTAGGAGGACACAGAAGTTAGTGACAGATAGGAGGGGGTTAGGGGATGGTCTCTGTTGATTGGTTCCATTTTTCACAATGAATCAAAATAGTAGGTCTTAAGGAAGCAAGGGTGAGAGGGAGCAAGCGGTGACCAAGGAGGGTGGTCAAAGAGGAGGTTCTGGGCTCTTGAGAAGGAGTGTTCAGGGCAGGCTTCAAGAGGGATTGCCACTGGAGATGACCAGGGAACCACAGATGGGGCTGAGTCTTATCCGGAGGCCCCATCTCCAGGCTCTAAGCACTTCGGGGGAGGGGAGTCAAGATGCCCCTACCCCCTTACCttgccccctgccccagcccttccccccacctgAAACGTTCAATATTTCAATTGAACGTTTTCAATATTATCCACTTGTATTGCCCAGCCTGAGTGTCCTGGACTTTCTCTATCACCAGCTGTGCCATGGTTTCTTGAACACAGAGCTGCCACCCATCCTGAGAAATGTTTCCTAAGGTCATGTCCTTAAAGAGGAGCTGGCAGTCTGTCCTGTTGGGGATGATCTGGCAGATGGTGATGCTGTGGAAGCTGCTGGATGTGTTGTAGGTCATCACAGCACGCTCACCCCTGGTCACAGAGACTGCGCCCTTGGTGCAAGTGGGTTGGTCCCAGACTGTGTGCAGGGGACATTCACACATGTGGGTCATGGCTGGGCCTCAGGACATTTACCAACAGCCCTCCCTGGGGTCATGGTTGCTACCTGGGCCAGAGCCTGACCTGGGGATGCTTGCTACAACGATGGCCCTCCCACCACCCTCCTCTTCTCCCATAGAGAAAGGGAGACCCTGGACACACCTTCTTCCATCTGAGAGCTCAAGGAGACAAGCATGAGCACCAGGGTCCAGAGCATTATAGGAACAGGGAGGGAGGGCGCTGAGGTCAGCATGGCCAGCAGGATGGAAGGCCTTAGGGATCCGAAGTTGTCCTCATTGGTTTTTGGTACTCTCCCTGGAGGAAGAGAAGCCAGTGGTTCAAAAGTCCATCTGGCTGCTCTAGAAGTGGCTGCAGCTGGgtcagggacagataggggcccCAGGCTCCTGACCACTGGAGCCGGGAGGCCAGCACCCCTGCCCAACCCTGCTCCGTGCAGCTCAGCCTCTCCCCCCTCTGTGCCTTTCCACAGTGCATACCACTGGTGGCTATTGTCTGACAAAAGAAGGACACGGACAGGACAGAGAGCAAGTCCCTGGGAGAGAGTCCACTTCATCGTGGGGCTCACCTTCCAGTCTGAGAATAAAACTTGCAGAACTGCCTGGATGGGGTGAGTGACAGAGAGGTTCAGCCAGAGGGGCTCTGGACCCAACTCGTCTCTGAGACCACCACCTTGGACACCTACCTCCTGTCTCCTTTCTTCATTCCACTGCTGGGTGCCCATCTGTATTTCAGGACCTTTTATGGGATATTTGGCCAGATTTGCTTTATCAACAGGCAGCGTCTTTCTGAGGAACTCACAGGTTGTGAGCAATGCCACAATTTCCACTTCCTATGAAATAAGagctgttgtaaggtaccaaaaagctaaaaattgatattaatattctgggaggaaaggtcaggctttcatgtcctgtccctcctttggggaggggagggagaagaatgtagaagtttctggcttgcaagaacaatgggtcattcagttttattatttttatttatttatttatttttcgtatttttctgaagctggaaacggggagagacagtcagacagactcccgcatgcgccctaccgggatccacccggcacacccaccaggggcgacgctctgcccaccagggggcgatgctctgccgcgaccagagccactctagcacctggggcag
Encoded proteins:
- the CD7 gene encoding LOW QUALITY PROTEIN: T-cell antigen CD7 (The sequence of the model RefSeq protein was modified relative to this genomic sequence to represent the inferred CDS: substituted 1 base at 1 genomic stop codon), which produces MVPFILLIFFILGGLLVWCRSHRPYTVTPEGSSINITCCTHGFLHGIYLKKSSWPKEANVTYDDNKDPTIDSRFRGFITFSGPQHNLQSADTGTYFCEAIMEVDKASGSGTLVMVTDTLFQTVSTCQESQLINFIIVIALGVGFFLIALGLGAMCVLRRMXLKKLCWARDRSSVCVVYKDMSCSRQDTTLNHYQ
- the SECTM1 gene encoding secreted and transmembrane protein 1 is translated as MLTSAPSLPVPIMLWTLVLMLVSLSSQMEEVWDQPTCTKGAVSVTRGERAVMTYNTSSSFHSITICQIIPNRTDCQLLFKDMTLGNISQDGWQLCVQETMAQLVIEKVQDTQAGQYKWIILKTFN